One region of Brassica napus cultivar Da-Ae chromosome A10, Da-Ae, whole genome shotgun sequence genomic DNA includes:
- the LOC106430535 gene encoding abscisic acid receptor PYL8, translated as MEDNNGNQEREYIRRHHKHELERENQCSTTLVKHINAPVHIVWSLVRRFDEPQKYKPFISRCVVKGNMEIGTVREVDVRSGLPATRSTERLELLDDNEHILSIRIVGGDHRLKNYSSIISLHPETIEGGRIGTLVIESFVVDVPEGNTKDETCYFVEALIKCNLKSLADISERLAVQDRTGGFP; from the exons ATGGAAGATAATAACGGGAATCAGGagagagagtatataaggaggcaCCATAAGCATGAGCTCGAGAGGGAGAATCAGTGTAGCACTACTCTTGTTAAACACATCAACGCTCCTGTCCATATC gtgtgGTCACTTGTGAGAAGATTCGATGAGCCACAGAAATACAAGCCATTCATCAGTAGATGTGTGGTTAAAGGAAACATGGAGATTGGTACTGTAAGAGAAGTTGATGTGAGATCAGGGTTGCCAGCTACTAGAAGCACTGAGAGGTTGGAGTTGCTTGATGACAATGAGCATATTCTCAGCATCAGGATTGTCGGTGGCGATCACAGACTCAAG AACTATTCTTCAatcatctctcttcaccctgaAACGATAGAAGGAGGAAGAATAGGGACACTTGTGATCGAGTCTTTCGTGGTGGATGTACCGGAAGGGAACACAAAGGATGAGACTTGTTACTTTGTGGAGGCTCTTATCAAATGCAATCTTAAGTCTTTAGCCGATATCTCCGAGCGTCTTGCGGTTCAGGACAGAACAGGAGGTTTCCCATGA